A region from the Bactrocera dorsalis isolate Fly_Bdor chromosome 1, ASM2337382v1, whole genome shotgun sequence genome encodes:
- the LOC105225656 gene encoding uncharacterized protein LOC105225656, which produces MRYSHWNPKFIRGNKHLIKFSSISNAESKPFQFETHLTVRSEKTYNKTDLPIEFKVSPESLLHLAARVVDALPLPDVYRWTNGDVCNWLKRFGYPHYEHTFRTNLITGRKLLLIDANALCAMNIQNFSDIKRLAKGIRQLFYFEMIKFMRSISLPPQHHYELYKLFQTKSGYAHIKRSDLWCQLKLLREKSKYPCHWDIIEHWLSRETRDRELFGALMRVLYGASDEKFVQSNENLFDGIPIRSKVDKYEYGDVSFLRMEGETFNKNSLPIVFRVSPDTLLNLTSNLVDKLPLPSVYEWTIEDVCRWIRKYGYPHYQNTFRVNLVSGRKLLLIDANALAAMNIKNFNDIKHIAYGIRQLFHFEMTKFMRSIALPSQYYYELYKLFRKKTGRTYDITKRTELWRRMQLIRESKPYLSHWETLEQWLTHTHEPESAEIIAGTPHYRLYECKTAKSTTKHFPPKKGTIICTCMPPCFCHHKETYFQPPTVFTLLKSTRAPDVNYVCHKKFCGDRMPPCTCHWKSANFKFEQILTCLRRELPLRYGPDHRRQTQMHSFMNESLLSRTTLI; this is translated from the exons ATGCGTTACTCCCACTGGAATCCGAAGTTTATTCGCGGAAATAAGCATTTGATCAAATTTTCGTCAATATCGAATGCAGAAAGTAAGCCATTTCAATTCGAAACTCATTTGACTGTGCGAAGCGAGAAAACATACAATAAAACGGATTTACCCATCGAATTCAAAGTCTCGCCGGAAAGTTTATTACACTTAGCCGCCAGAGTTGTAGATGCCTTGCCATTACCAGACGTCTATCGATGGACTAATGGGGATGTTTGTAATTGGTTAAAGCGCTTTGGCTATCCACATTACGAG caCACTTTTCGCACTAACTTAATCACAGGACGGAAGCTTCTGTTAATCGACGCCAATGCATTATGTGCAATGAACATACAAAATTTCAGCGATATCAAACGATTAGCAAAGGGTATACGTCAACTATTCTATTTCGAAATGATTAAATTTATGCGAAGTATATCATTGCCGCCACAACATCATTACGAGCTCTACAAACTCTTTCAGACGAAGAGTGGTTACGCGCATATAAAACGCTCCGATCTCTGGTGCCAATTAAAATTGTTGcgagaaaaatcaaaatatccgTGCCACTGGGATATAATCGAACACTGGCTGTCACGGGAGACGAGAGATAGAGAATTGTTTGGTGCCCTG atgcggGTATTATATGGAGCTTCCGATGAAAAGTTCGTGCAATCGAATGAGAATCTATTCGACGGAATACCTATACGTTCTAAAGTAGACAAATATGAATATGGTGATGTATCATTTCTCCGAATGGAAGGCGAAACTTTCAACAAAAACTCATTACCCATCGTTTTTCGAGTTTCGCCCGATACTTTGCTCAATCTAACATCGAATTTGGTAGATAAATTGCCATTACCGTCGGTGTATGAGTGGACAATTGAGGATGTCTGTAGGTGGATAAGAAAATATGGCTACCCGCATTATCAG AATACCTTTCGTGTCAACCTTGTTTCGGGCCGCAAACTATTGCTAATTGATGCGAATGCACTCGCAGCgatgaatataaaaaacttcAACGATATCAAGCATATAGCTTACGGCATTCGACAACTGTTCCACTTTGAGATGACGAAATTTATGCGCAGTATCGCATTACCGTCACAATACTACTACGAGTTATACAAACTCTTTCGCAAAAAGACCGGCCGCACTTACGATATAACCAAACGCACCGAATTATGGCGTCGCATGCAATTGATACGTGAGAGTAAGCCATATCTCTCACATTGGGAAACACTGGAACAATGGCTAACGCATACTCATGAACCCGAAAGTGCCGAGATCATTGCCGGTACACCACACTACCGACTCTATGAATGCAAGACGGCCAAAAGCACAACAAAACATTTCCCACCAAAGAAAGGAACAATCATATGCACTTGTATGCCACCATGCTTTTGCCATCACAAGGAAACATATTTCCAACCACCCACAGTATTCACATTACTTAAGTCCACACGTGCTCCAGATGTTAATTATGTTTGTCATAAGAAATTTTGTGGAGATCGTATGCCACCATGCACTTGTCACTGGAAATCTGCGAATTTCAAATTTGAACAGATATTAACCTGTTTGCGTCGAGAATTACCCCTTCGATATGGCCCGGACCATAGACGTCAAACTCAGATGCACTCGTTCATGAATGAAAGTTTGCTCAGCCGTACGACCCTAATATAA